The genomic window TTTACCGGTTGATAAAGGATGCGGCGATTGTGCCCCCTATGGGGCTCATTGAGTTCACCAGTCCGGACTACACCAACGGCACCCTCAACGGACAGCAAAACTGGAACGCGGAATCCGGCTGGACCGTCGCCGATGCCGCGGGTTCGGGAAATGCATCGACGCCCGATAACTCGAGCGCGGCGGTATTGAACGAACCGATTCAGTTAAGCGTGGGGGAAACGTACAGCCTCAGTATTAATTTCCAGTTCGGCGGCGGCCCCTATTCAACACCGTCGGGTTTTGTTTACGCGTTCCTTGGCGGATTGAAACCAGGCAATGTCGGCGAGTCGGTCAATACCGGCGAGGCCACGGCTGCAGATGCCAATATCCAGATTATCAGCGCAACGGATACGTATCGTCTGCTCAATAATTTTGCGGGAGTCTCCGGAGCATCCAGCATTAGCGGTACCGAGTTGAATGCCGGGGATGTGCTGCAGTTTGATTATGCGCTTACACTGGATTCGCACGCTTCCAATACAACGTACACCGTACGGCTTCAGAATCTGACCGACGGAACCGACACCGGAACGGGGACGGTTAGTTCGTATGTGGAGTCTTCGGTTACCTATCCCGGCATTCATCCGACCCTTTATAATGCCCTGAGCGGTAGCGGGGCCTACGGTTTCTTCCAATCCATCAACCCGGGGGCGAACGGCTCCGGTCTGAGCGGTGTGCAGGTGAACTCGGTTACTGTCGACGCACCATAGGAAACGCTCAAGGAATAGATATGAGGAAACTAGCCATCCTGTTTGCTATACTGATGCCCACATTGATTTGGGCTGCGACATATCATGTTGATCTGAGCTCAGAAGAGACCTTCGAGGACGGTTCGGAAACCTATCCCTTCAAAACTATTGCACAGGCCTCTGCCGTTATGTCGGCGGGGGATACCTGCTATATCCATCGGGGAATCTATCGCGAAACCATCGTGCCGGCTCAACACGGATCATCGGGGGCACCGATTCGGTATGTGGCATACGGCAATGATCCGGTCGTGGTCTCCGGCACGGAGGTGGTTGCCAATTGGCAGCTGCACTCCGGCAATATCTATAAAGCCACCGGTGTGAGCATGCCGTTGGGTAATAAAAATATGGTCTATTTTAACGCCGATGCCCAACAGCTGGCGCGCTGGCCGAATGATCTGGATGGAGATCCATATACGTATGATGCCTACTTCGCCGAAACCGCTTCGGGAACGTATTCCGACTCGTACATCACCCACTACGATATTCCGGACTACTGGACGAGCGGCGTTATTTTTTGGCTCGGTGCGCACAGCGGCTGCTCCATTCAGCGAAACATCACGGGATTCGATCCTGGAACGCACCAGCTCTCTTTTACGCCTATGCCCACGAGTATCTGGCCGTTCAGCAATCACTCTCCATTGCGCTATGAAAACGGCCACCGCGGAATCTTTTATCTGTTAAACCGGCTTGAAGCGCTGGATGCACCGGGGGAATGGTTCCATGACTCGGCAACGCAAACCCTCTATTTTTATGCGCCGGGCGGGGTTGACCCATCGACGGGTACCGTGGAGGTTGCGGTTCGCGATAAAACCATCGATCTCACCAAAAACTATATTCAGTTTGAGCGTCTTAACTTGTTCGGGGCGTATGTCCGTATGCAGAACCATAATTGTTCTCTCATCGATATGCGCATTCGGCACGGCATTGCGGGGCTGATTCCCGATGTGAACAGCACAGGCGCAGCCACGGCCGGCGGTGCGGCGATCGACATCGTTGGGGATAACAACCGAATAGAGCGCTGCCTGCTTGAAGAGGGAACGTCGAACGGAATTTACATCAGTGGAAATGCGGATGGAACCGTCATTCTGAACAACGTGATCCGCAATTTTGACCAGCAGGGTAATCACTGCTGCCCAATCCGGTCGGGCGGCACCGATGCCCTGATTATCAGCAACAGTATTTCCGGATCAGCCCGGGACGTCAGTCGGGCAACTGGAGAGGGAACTGTATTCAGCTACAACGAAGTTTTTGACGGCTTGAAATCCTGCGCCGACGGTGGACTTTTCTATGTGACGGGCAACAGCATTCCCCGCGATGTAGAGCTCAGCTATAACTGGTTCCATGATGCCTACTCGCCTAGCTATGCGGGAGTGAAAGCCACCGGCATCTATCTGGACAACGACACCTCGGGCTACAAGGTCCACCATAACGTCGTATGGGATGTCCAATGGGGCGGACTGCACTTCAACTGGGATGCACTTGAAAACGAAATTTATAACAACACGTTTTGGAATGTCGGAACAAACGAGGCGCTCATTTTATGCTGGGTTCCCGAGAATGGCGGCATCCGCACCGACGTGCGCGACAACACGCTCATCAACAACCTGTCGGACGTGCGCGACTGGTGGGACTCCGGCGCGGGGGACTATACCGAAGACGAAACACTGGACAACGTGTTTTCCAACAATGTGCAGGTGGCCACCTCGCCCTTCGTATCCATTGAAGATAAAAACTTCATGCCGCTGAATCATCCTTCCATCGTCGACCAAGGCGTTGACGTGGTCGGGATCACCGAGGGCTATGTTGGAGCAAGCCCGGATGTCGGCGCCTATGAATACGGTGGGACGCGGTGGATTCCCGGGGCGGACTGGACGCCCTCTTATTTCTCGTGGCTGCTCGGCGATGAAATTCCGGGCTGGATCCGCATCGACTATGCCGAGGTGCTCGGCAACAGCATGGTGCTGGGTTTTACCAACGGCCCGGCAAACGGATGGTTCGAGCTGCACTCCAAGACAAACCTGATGGATGCCGCGTGGACCACCCTGCAGACCGGATTGCCGATCGATTCCTCCGGTGCCGGGGCCATCACCAATCCGATTGCCGCACCGCAGGAATTCTTCCGGCTGTTTGAAGGGGAAGCTCCGGCTCCAGCGGGGCCGGAAGTCATCCGGTTCACGGCGCCGGACTATGCCGACGGGGCGCTTGACGGGCAGCAAAACTGGAAGGCGGAAGCCGGCTGGAGCGTCGGGGATTCCGCAGGAATCGGCCACGCCATCACCGCCCAAAACAGCGAAATTGCCGTGTTGGACGAAGCGGTTGCCTTGTCCGTTGGCCAATCCATCGGCTACACCGTCAACTTTGAGTTCGGCGGCGCCTATTCCGCACCCACGAACTATGTCTACACCTTCCTGGCTGGATTGAAGGCCGATGGCTCCGCCGCCTCCCATGTGGGCACCGCCGACTCCGCCGCCGATGCCAACGTCCAGATTTTTCCGGACAACGACACCTACCGTCTGCTCAGCAACTATTCCCCGGTTTCCGGAGCGGGCAACATTGCCGGCACGCAACTCAACGCCGGGGATCTGCTCCGGTTCGACTACACGCTCACGCTCGGGGACCATGCCTCCAACACATTCTATACGGTGCGGTTGCAAAACCTGACCGATGGAACCGATACCGGCCTGGGCACGGTGACCGGGGTTGACGCCACGGTTCACGCTGCGCTCACCGGCCCCGGCGCCTACTTTTTCTTCCAGCGGATCAATCCGGGGGCGAGGGGGGCCGGACTCACCGACCTGCAGGTCAATTCCGTCACGATCACGCACCGTCCGTAAACGAAACCCCATAGTCCTTAAGTACTATGGATGGTTGCGCGCGCGCGGTCTATCTTCGTTGCGTTATGGCTAGGGACTTTTTCGCGGTTCCTGGCGCATGGATTAAACCAGGCAGAAAAGGTGCATGGATGAAAATGACGAATCATAAGGCGGCCGGTGTTGGCGCAATACTCACGTTGGCGGCCTGTTCGTCCGTTGCGGCGCAAACAGCGAGTCCGCTGGCTCATTGGCGCTTTGACGACGGTACCGGGAACCGGGTGGCCGACAGTTCCGGCAACGGAAACTCCGGAACCATCAAGGAGATCAAGTGGGTTCAGGGCGCAGTCAATTCCGCCGGTCAGCTCGGCCACCAGGCCGGGGTGAATGTCGGCAACGACAACAGCCTGAACGCAGGCCAGTCCATTTCCATCCAGGCGTGGATCAAGCCGTGGGCTCCGCAATACGACCAGTTTCCCACCATCGTTCGAAAGGAGGGGGCCTATGTTTTCCGGCTCTCGCCGAGCAAATCGTTGGGACTGGTGCTTTGGCTGGATGGAAAAAAGCACACGCTTGAAGCGAAGCAAAAGGAGTGGCCGAACGGCAAGTGGCAGCATGTGGCCGCCACCTACGATGGCGCCGAAGTCCGCCTCTATGTCAACGGCGGGTTGGATTCCGTGTTCCCCGCTTCAGGAAAAATATCCAGTAGCGAAGCCGACTGCCATCTCGGCGCCGTCGAAGGTCGGTACTTTTTCAATGGAACGCTGGACGAAGTGCGCATCGATGGCTCCGCGTTGAGCTCGCGGGATATTGCGGAAGCCAGCTGGCAGGGGCGCTACGAAATGGCGCGCCGCGACAACCGCTTCACCGACTTTTATGAAAAGATCCAGAAACGCAGTGCGGAAACAATGGTGCCGGGTACGCTGTGGATCGATGCCGAGGATTTTGATGAGTACGGCGGCTGGTGGATGGATACCCAGTTTGTTCCGCAGATGGGCTCGCCCTATCTGCTGGCGGCCGGCGTCGGCACGCCGGTTGAAAACGCGAAGACCACGGTTGCTGTTCCCGAGTCCGGGCAATACCGCCTGTGGGTGCGCACTAAAAACTGGTTCGGTTACCGCCATGCACCGGGACGCTTTGCGGTTTCCGTTAACGGCGCAAGATCCAAAACCACGTTCGGCACCCGCGAACAGCGCGCCTGGGTCTGGCAGGACGGAGGAACGTTTGAGCTGGATAAAGGCGATGCCACCCTCGAACTCGAAGACCTGTCGGGGTGGTACGGCCGCTGCGATGCGCTGATCCTGACCAAGGATCCCGCGTTTGTGCCGAAGCAGGAGCAGAAGGATTACCTCCCGATGCGCAAGGAGATGGTCGGCACGGTTCCGGTGCAGGAGATGGGGCATTTCGACTTTATCGTCGTCGGTGCCGGTGTGGCCGGCTGCAATGCGGCGATTTCCGCGGCGCGCGGCGGCGCGAAGGTGGCGCTGATCCAGGACCGCCCGATGGTCGGCGGAAACAACAGTGCCGAAATGGGCGTGCCGGTTTCCGGCGGCTCCAGCATTGGAAAGGGGCGTGAAACCGGTTTGAACGAGGAGATCGGACGCATCCATGCCTTCAACTATCTGAGCAAGTGGGCTTCGGGGGCCGATCTGGTGATCGCCAGCGAACCAAACATTACCCTTTTCCTGAACGCGCATGTTTTCGATGCGGAGATGGACGCAGACCACCGGATCAAGGCGGTAAGGGCCTTCGACATGATCGATGGCCACCACACGCGGTATACGGCCGACCTCTTTGCCGATTGCACGGGCGATGGCTGGCTGGGCTACCATGCCGGTGCCGAGGTGATGCTCGGCCGCGAGTCGAGGGAGCAGACCGGAGAGATGAACGCCAAGGATATTGCCGACGGCATTACGATGAGCGGATCGCTCATGCAAAACTCCATCCTGGGCTACCAGGCCATCGATATGGGCAAGCCCCAGGCCTTCGAAACGCTACCTTGGTTCTACGACCTGCGCATGAACGAAGAGGGCTATGTGAAGCATCGTCCCCGTTATGACAACGGGGTGCGTGCCGGAAACTGGTGGACGGAAAACCATGGCCGCAACGACGACCTGTGGGATCCGGAATGGGCGCGCGACGACCTGATCCTGGTAAGCTTGTCGTACTACAACTGGATCAAGAACCACTCCCCGCTGGCGGAAAAGGCAACCAACTATCAGCTGAAATATATTCCGGTCACCAACGCCAAGCGGGAAACGCGCCGCCTGGTCGGCGATCTCGTCGTGACGGAACAGGACATCCTTAAGCGGGAAGTGTTCCCGGATCGCGTGGGCTATTTTACCTGGAAACTCGACGTGCACCATCCGCTGGGCATCTTTTCCCCGGGGAGTCCGTATGACTATGAAAACAATATTTCCCCGGCGAGCATTCCGCTGCGCATGCTCTACACGAAGGACGTGCCCAACCTGTTCATGGCCGGACGCCATGTTTCGGTAACGCACGTCGCGCTGGGTTCGGCGCGTGTGCAGGGTACAACCGGCATGATGGGGCAGGCCGTTGGAACCGCGGCGGCCCTCTGCCTGGACTACGAAACCACTCCGCGCGGCATCGTGAACAACCATATGGCCAAGCTGCAGCAGCAACTGCTCAAGGACGACCTAACCATTCCGCACCTGCGCAACGAGGATCCGGACGATCTGGCACTGATGGCGAATGTCAAGGCCTCCAGCAGCCGCTCGCTTGAAGCCGGCGTCCAGAATGTGATCAACGGGATCACCCGCCCGCTGGATGAAGACCAGGAAATGTGGATCGGGAAAGTGCCGGACAACATGTGGATTTCCGACCCCGCGCAGAAGATGCCGCAATGGGTTGAGCTGGTCTTCGGCGGGCAGCAAACGGTCAATTCCGTCTATCTGACCTTCGACACCAACCTGAAGGAAAAACGCTATTGCTCGTGGGAATTCAAGGTCGAGGAGCGCATGCCGCCGCAGTGTGTGCGCGACTACGAAGTCCAGTATTTCAACGGCAGCGAGTGGCTCGCATTGGCCACCGTGGAAAACAACTACCTGCGTCGGCGCATCCACCGGTTCGATGCCGTCAAAACCTCCAGGATCCGGGTGCTGATCACCGCCACCAATGGCGACCCATCCGCACGCATCTACGAAATCCGCGCGTATAACGAATAGGGCACCCTCGTCATGAAAACATGCATTGCGATCATTTCCGGTCTTGCGGCCCTGCAGCTTTCGGCGGCCGCATCGAAACCCAACATCCTTTGGATCATCACCGACGACCAGCGGAGCGATTCGCTGGCGTGCTGGAACCGGGCCACGACCGGGAAGCCGGAAAGCGAGCTGGGCTACGTCGAGTCGCCCAACCTCGATGCGCTGGCGAAGGAGGGCGTGCTTTTCACCGATGCATATTGCAACTCGATGGCCTGCGCGCCGTCGCGTAGCTCGATGCACACCGGCAAATACCCGCACCGTTCCGGCATGTATGGCTTCCGCAAGGCGCACCAGGCGGCCGACTGCTCCAGCCGGGTGGTTCCGGAGGTCATGAAGGAGCACGGCTACCAGCCTTCGATGTTTGGCAAGAGCGGCTACTATATTTTTGACTGGGAGGGCTACCACCAATGGGCGCCGCTGGGCTACTACAAGCCGTTCATCCACCGCAACCAGCTCGAAGCAACCGCCGGTAGCGATTTCTGGTGGAACAAGCCTTGGGGCCAGCACAACGGCAAGGGCATGGTACTCGGCAAGGAAGAGGTGTTCCGCTTCGCCGACGGCTCGGTCAAGCGCTATTGGTACGAGCGCAAGGACCGGCCGCTGACCGATGAAGAAAAGGCGAACCGGATTGCGGTGGAGGAAGAGCTCGACCTCCTGCGCACCTATACCCGAAGCAATACGGAACTGATCATCGGCGGGGTTTCGCCCAACACCACCAGCCAGACACTCGATGGCGCCATCGTGAAAACCATGCAGAACTATCTGGCGAACGCCGGGAAGGAATACACCTCGGCCATCGGCACGGCGGAGCAGGGGCCCGATCCGGAAAAGCCGATCTTCATCAACCTCGGTTTTGTGTTCCCGCACACGCCGGTGCTGCCGACCAAGGAATTCCGCGACCGCTTTGCCAACCAGACCTACAAGGTGCCGGACTAT from Pontiella desulfatans includes these protein-coding regions:
- a CDS encoding sulfatase-like hydrolase/transferase, whose translation is MKTCIAIISGLAALQLSAAASKPNILWIITDDQRSDSLACWNRATTGKPESELGYVESPNLDALAKEGVLFTDAYCNSMACAPSRSSMHTGKYPHRSGMYGFRKAHQAADCSSRVVPEVMKEHGYQPSMFGKSGYYIFDWEGYHQWAPLGYYKPFIHRNQLEATAGSDFWWNKPWGQHNGKGMVLGKEEVFRFADGSVKRYWYERKDRPLTDEEKANRIAVEEELDLLRTYTRSNTELIIGGVSPNTTSQTLDGAIVKTMQNYLANAGKEYTSAIGTAEQGPDPEKPIFINLGFVFPHTPVLPTKEFRDRFANQTYKVPDYSDKEAELMPASLKDLRNDMDFSRMTDAEKQQAIRDYYAFCAMGDHLIGEAVESFKAYCNRHGQDFLIVYVCGDHGWHLGEQGIEAKFGPWYQTVHDSAIVVASDKNKFPAGTVCRDWVEFVDFAPTFYEVAGIDAAKHPGLDGTSLLTTLNEGPQREYVIGEMNQVRGDRAYLRCKDFAFAMRVRPFWTKPGEGYEPGANMRWGLDAPAAEVDMSLYDLRVDPKEQANVAYSEPYAELAAFFRNKLGGIVLGDGRVECDWTQKNTFKVSNFAAGAHDRKLNIPQSIIPSP
- a CDS encoding FAD-dependent oxidoreductase; this encodes MKMTNHKAAGVGAILTLAACSSVAAQTASPLAHWRFDDGTGNRVADSSGNGNSGTIKEIKWVQGAVNSAGQLGHQAGVNVGNDNSLNAGQSISIQAWIKPWAPQYDQFPTIVRKEGAYVFRLSPSKSLGLVLWLDGKKHTLEAKQKEWPNGKWQHVAATYDGAEVRLYVNGGLDSVFPASGKISSSEADCHLGAVEGRYFFNGTLDEVRIDGSALSSRDIAEASWQGRYEMARRDNRFTDFYEKIQKRSAETMVPGTLWIDAEDFDEYGGWWMDTQFVPQMGSPYLLAAGVGTPVENAKTTVAVPESGQYRLWVRTKNWFGYRHAPGRFAVSVNGARSKTTFGTREQRAWVWQDGGTFELDKGDATLELEDLSGWYGRCDALILTKDPAFVPKQEQKDYLPMRKEMVGTVPVQEMGHFDFIVVGAGVAGCNAAISAARGGAKVALIQDRPMVGGNNSAEMGVPVSGGSSIGKGRETGLNEEIGRIHAFNYLSKWASGADLVIASEPNITLFLNAHVFDAEMDADHRIKAVRAFDMIDGHHTRYTADLFADCTGDGWLGYHAGAEVMLGRESREQTGEMNAKDIADGITMSGSLMQNSILGYQAIDMGKPQAFETLPWFYDLRMNEEGYVKHRPRYDNGVRAGNWWTENHGRNDDLWDPEWARDDLILVSLSYYNWIKNHSPLAEKATNYQLKYIPVTNAKRETRRLVGDLVVTEQDILKREVFPDRVGYFTWKLDVHHPLGIFSPGSPYDYENNISPASIPLRMLYTKDVPNLFMAGRHVSVTHVALGSARVQGTTGMMGQAVGTAAALCLDYETTPRGIVNNHMAKLQQQLLKDDLTIPHLRNEDPDDLALMANVKASSSRSLEAGVQNVINGITRPLDEDQEMWIGKVPDNMWISDPAQKMPQWVELVFGGQQTVNSVYLTFDTNLKEKRYCSWEFKVEERMPPQCVRDYEVQYFNGSEWLALATVENNYLRRRIHRFDAVKTSRIRVLITATNGDPSARIYEIRAYNE
- a CDS encoding right-handed parallel beta-helix repeat-containing protein; this translates as MRKLAILFAILMPTLIWAATYHVDLSSEETFEDGSETYPFKTIAQASAVMSAGDTCYIHRGIYRETIVPAQHGSSGAPIRYVAYGNDPVVVSGTEVVANWQLHSGNIYKATGVSMPLGNKNMVYFNADAQQLARWPNDLDGDPYTYDAYFAETASGTYSDSYITHYDIPDYWTSGVIFWLGAHSGCSIQRNITGFDPGTHQLSFTPMPTSIWPFSNHSPLRYENGHRGIFYLLNRLEALDAPGEWFHDSATQTLYFYAPGGVDPSTGTVEVAVRDKTIDLTKNYIQFERLNLFGAYVRMQNHNCSLIDMRIRHGIAGLIPDVNSTGAATAGGAAIDIVGDNNRIERCLLEEGTSNGIYISGNADGTVILNNVIRNFDQQGNHCCPIRSGGTDALIISNSISGSARDVSRATGEGTVFSYNEVFDGLKSCADGGLFYVTGNSIPRDVELSYNWFHDAYSPSYAGVKATGIYLDNDTSGYKVHHNVVWDVQWGGLHFNWDALENEIYNNTFWNVGTNEALILCWVPENGGIRTDVRDNTLINNLSDVRDWWDSGAGDYTEDETLDNVFSNNVQVATSPFVSIEDKNFMPLNHPSIVDQGVDVVGITEGYVGASPDVGAYEYGGTRWIPGADWTPSYFSWLLGDEIPGWIRIDYAEVLGNSMVLGFTNGPANGWFELHSKTNLMDAAWTTLQTGLPIDSSGAGAITNPIAAPQEFFRLFEGEAPAPAGPEVIRFTAPDYADGALDGQQNWKAEAGWSVGDSAGIGHAITAQNSEIAVLDEAVALSVGQSIGYTVNFEFGGAYSAPTNYVYTFLAGLKADGSAASHVGTADSAADANVQIFPDNDTYRLLSNYSPVSGAGNIAGTQLNAGDLLRFDYTLTLGDHASNTFYTVRLQNLTDGTDTGLGTVTGVDATVHAALTGPGAYFFFQRINPGARGAGLTDLQVNSVTITHRP